A genomic segment from Acidobacteriota bacterium encodes:
- a CDS encoding ATP-binding protein, with protein sequence MRLRSSYFAHLAVIHLVILVITAWNYSALGLWFFAIEAAVVISWAFGIWLARRSLQPLEFVRSFSDLLHEREFAVRFSPVGQKEMDQLIALYNRMLSTLYEERQRLGEQRGFLERFVHASPLGVVILDYDGRVALVNPSAERLLEVDGAELMGQELSRLPSGLAGEMTKLAVGERRLLTWRSVRRLRLEKMAFVDRGFSRQFLVLEELTRVIDDSERAAYEKLIRLMSHEVNNTVAATNSLLQSCATYAPQIGAADRDDYSNALRVVIERNESLNRFMSDFAQVVKLPEPDLRPCRLEELVAALEVMFRVPCEERSIRWLRSGAETTPEVALDREQIEQVLINIVKNAIEAIGRDGTLEIHLRVDRQLVELQVFDDGCGLDPGIQSQLFSPFFSTKEQGQGLGLTLAKEVLRKHGFEFGLEPAQDGRTRFLMRVPRGR encoded by the coding sequence ATGCGCCTGCGCAGCAGCTACTTCGCCCACCTGGCGGTGATCCACCTGGTGATTCTGGTGATCACCGCCTGGAACTACTCGGCCCTCGGCCTGTGGTTCTTCGCCATCGAGGCGGCGGTGGTGATCTCCTGGGCCTTCGGCATTTGGTTGGCGCGGCGCTCGCTGCAGCCGCTGGAGTTCGTGCGCTCCTTTTCCGATCTGCTCCACGAGCGCGAGTTCGCGGTGCGTTTCTCGCCGGTGGGGCAGAAGGAGATGGATCAGCTCATCGCCCTCTACAACCGCATGCTGAGCACCCTCTACGAGGAACGCCAGCGGCTCGGCGAGCAGCGGGGCTTTCTCGAGCGCTTCGTCCACGCCTCCCCCTTGGGCGTGGTCATTCTGGACTATGACGGGCGCGTCGCGTTGGTCAACCCGAGCGCGGAACGCTTGCTCGAGGTCGATGGCGCGGAGTTGATGGGGCAGGAGCTGTCCCGCCTGCCCTCGGGCCTCGCCGGCGAGATGACGAAGCTGGCGGTGGGCGAACGGCGGCTGCTCACCTGGCGCAGCGTGCGGCGCCTGCGGCTCGAGAAAATGGCCTTCGTCGACCGCGGCTTTTCGCGCCAGTTCTTGGTGCTGGAGGAGCTCACCCGGGTGATCGACGATTCGGAACGAGCCGCCTACGAAAAGCTCATCCGCCTGATGTCCCACGAGGTCAACAACACGGTCGCCGCGACCAACTCACTGCTGCAGTCCTGCGCCACCTATGCGCCGCAGATCGGGGCCGCCGACCGTGACGACTATTCCAATGCTCTGCGGGTGGTGATCGAGCGCAACGAGAGCCTCAACCGCTTCATGAGTGACTTCGCCCAGGTGGTGAAGCTGCCCGAGCCGGATCTCCGGCCCTGTCGCCTCGAAGAGCTGGTGGCGGCTCTCGAGGTGATGTTCCGGGTGCCCTGCGAGGAGCGCTCCATTCGCTGGCTGCGCAGCGGCGCCGAGACCACTCCCGAGGTGGCCCTCGATCGCGAGCAGATCGAGCAGGTCCTGATCAACATCGTCAAGAACGCCATCGAAGCGATCGGCCGCGACGGCACCCTGGAGATCCATCTGCGGGTCGACCGTCAGCTCGTCGAGCTGCAGGTGTTCGACGATGGCTGTGGTCTCGACCCCGGAATCCAAAGCCAGCTCTTCAGCCCGTTCTTCAGCACCAAGGAGCAGGGCCAGGGCCTGGGGTTGACCCTCGCCAAGGAGGTGCTGCGCAAGCACGGCTTCGAGTTCGGCCTCGAGCCGGCGCAGGACGGCCGCACCCGTTTCCTGATGCGGGTACCGCGCGGTCGCTAG